The proteins below come from a single Sorghum bicolor cultivar BTx623 chromosome 4, Sorghum_bicolor_NCBIv3, whole genome shotgun sequence genomic window:
- the LOC110434530 gene encoding uncharacterized protein LOC110434530 isoform X3 — MQAWNQWRSQGPATLGHWPGSLASCPLGLKAQYGGKDASLRLRLQSVTQRRNASARGQGSGGGRTVPRRHYSMAGEVEATLYAPTTTPIGSQQLRLPVVGVRRGRASDWRQPRTRHKCRLLPCCQSSACCIGQQKLQMAERRLSQPGMRRFLVVDRRNCPDVGGSNEPERHPNIEGPREAPVHPESEPNMENFTSNLRELIDFLKDNNEEVRDAYDRGGLNCKMTSPDIQKDLARCCAEEITEAIMEEIGNRPFSVLIDESRDIVAYP; from the exons ATGCAGGCATGGAACCAGTggcggagccaaggcccggccaCCCTGGGCCATTGGCCGGGCTCCCTCGCTAGTTGCCCTTTAGGCCTAAAGGCCCAGTACGGAGGAAAAGACGCATCGCTGCGGCTTCGACTCCAAAGCGTCACGCAGCGTCGCAATGCAAGCGCTCGAGGGcagggcagcggcggcggacGCACAGTACCGAGGCGCCATTACTCCATGGCGGGGGAGGTCGAAGCAACGCTCTATGCGCCAACCACAACCCCAATCGGATCCCAG CAACTACGGCTGCCGGTGGTCGGAGTCCGGCGAGGCAGAGCCAGCGACTGGAGGCAGCCGCGGACAAGGCACAAGTGCCGCCTGCTACCCTGCTGTCAGTCCAGTGCCTGCTGTATTGGACAACAAAAATTGCAAATGGCAGAGAGGAGACTGAGCCAACCAG GGATGAGGCGTTTTTTGGTGGTTGATAGAAGGAACTGTCCTGATGTTGGCGGAAGTAATGAACCTGAAAGACATCCAAACATAGAAGGGCCACGTGAAGCTCCAGTTCATCCGGAATCagaaccaaacatggagaatttCACCA GCAATCTTCGAGAGTTGATTGATTTTCTAAAAGACAACAATGAAGAAGTCAGGGATGCCTATGATCGAGGTGGCTTAAATTGTAAAATGACTTCCCCAGATATCCAAAAGGATCTTGCAAGGTGTTGTGCAGAAGAAATAACCGAAGCAATTATGGAAGAGATTGGCAATAGGCCATTCTCTGTTCTCATCGATGAATCACGTGATATTGTAGCTTATCCATGA
- the LOC110434530 gene encoding uncharacterized protein LOC110434530 isoform X1, whose product MQAWNQWRSQGPATLGHWPGSLASCPLGLKAQYGGKDASLRLRLQSVTQRRNASARGQGSGGGRTVPRRHYSMAGEVEATLYAPTTTPIGSQQLRLPVVGVRRGRASDWRQPRTRHKCRLLPCCQSSACCIGQQKLQMAERRLSQPGMRRFLVVDRRNCPDVGGSNEPERHPNIEGPREAPVHPESEPNMENFTSEFDPNEIICDPALRKQIYEYAPEIQDQVRRAYILKGPSQPTNILKDPGSRGFSVGWYKKYNWLEYSESKDAGYCFYCFLFKQPGRAQHFGYDVFNKTGWRDWKHAYKALPDHVGGVGSAHNKCVQKYGDFRNQRQSVQRVLNRASKQSEELYQTRLTSSLRCSRYLLKQGLAFRGHDESSSSLNKGNLRELIDFLKDNNEEVRDAYDRGGLNCKMTSPDIQKDLARCCAEEITEAIMEEIGNRPFSVLIDESRDIVAYP is encoded by the exons ATGCAGGCATGGAACCAGTggcggagccaaggcccggccaCCCTGGGCCATTGGCCGGGCTCCCTCGCTAGTTGCCCTTTAGGCCTAAAGGCCCAGTACGGAGGAAAAGACGCATCGCTGCGGCTTCGACTCCAAAGCGTCACGCAGCGTCGCAATGCAAGCGCTCGAGGGcagggcagcggcggcggacGCACAGTACCGAGGCGCCATTACTCCATGGCGGGGGAGGTCGAAGCAACGCTCTATGCGCCAACCACAACCCCAATCGGATCCCAG CAACTACGGCTGCCGGTGGTCGGAGTCCGGCGAGGCAGAGCCAGCGACTGGAGGCAGCCGCGGACAAGGCACAAGTGCCGCCTGCTACCCTGCTGTCAGTCCAGTGCCTGCTGTATTGGACAACAAAAATTGCAAATGGCAGAGAGGAGACTGAGCCAACCAG GGATGAGGCGTTTTTTGGTGGTTGATAGAAGGAACTGTCCTGATGTTGGCGGAAGTAATGAACCTGAAAGACATCCAAACATAGAAGGGCCACGTGAAGCTCCAGTTCATCCGGAATCagaaccaaacatggagaatttCACCAGTGAGTTTGATCCTAatgaaatcatatgtgatccaGCTCTTAGAAAACAAATATATGAGTATGCACCTGAAATTCAAGACCAAGTTAGGAGAGCATACATATTGAAAGGTCCATCACAACCAACAAATATATTGAAAGATCCAGGTTCAAGGGGCTTTTCTGTGGGTTGGTATAAGAAATATAATTGGTTAGAATATagtgaatccaaagatgctggtTATTGCTTTTACTGCTTCCTTTTCAAGCAGCCGGGGAGGGCACAACATTTTGGTTATGATGTATTTAACAAAACTGGTTGGAGAGATTGGAAACATGCATACAAAGCATTACCTGACCATGTTGGTGGTGTAGGTAGTGCTCACAACAAGTGTGTTCAGAAATATGGTGACTTTAGAAATCAAAGACAGAGTGTGCAGAGAGTATTAAACAGAGCTAGCAAACAATCAGAGGAATTATACCAAACTCGTTTAACTTCTAGTTTAAGATGTTCAAGATATCTCCTAAAGCAAGGACTAGCTTTTCGTGGTCATGATGAATCTTCTTCCTCTTTGAACAAAGGCAATCTTCGAGAGTTGATTGATTTTCTAAAAGACAACAATGAAGAAGTCAGGGATGCCTATGATCGAGGTGGCTTAAATTGTAAAATGACTTCCCCAGATATCCAAAAGGATCTTGCAAGGTGTTGTGCAGAAGAAATAACCGAAGCAATTATGGAAGAGATTGGCAATAGGCCATTCTCTGTTCTCATCGATGAATCACGTGATATTGTAGCTTATCCATGA
- the LOC110434530 gene encoding zinc finger MYM-type protein 1-like isoform X2 — MAERRLSQPGMRRFLVVDRRNCPDVGGSNEPERHPNIEGPREAPVHPESEPNMENFTSEFDPNEIICDPALRKQIYEYAPEIQDQVRRAYILKGPSQPTNILKDPGSRGFSVGWYKKYNWLEYSESKDAGYCFYCFLFKQPGRAQHFGYDVFNKTGWRDWKHAYKALPDHVGGVGSAHNKCVQKYGDFRNQRQSVQRVLNRASKQSEELYQTRLTSSLRCSRYLLKQGLAFRGHDESSSSLNKGNLRELIDFLKDNNEEVRDAYDRGGLNCKMTSPDIQKDLARCCAEEITEAIMEEIGNRPFSVLIDESRDIVAYP; from the exons ATGGCAGAGAGGAGACTGAGCCAACCAG GGATGAGGCGTTTTTTGGTGGTTGATAGAAGGAACTGTCCTGATGTTGGCGGAAGTAATGAACCTGAAAGACATCCAAACATAGAAGGGCCACGTGAAGCTCCAGTTCATCCGGAATCagaaccaaacatggagaatttCACCAGTGAGTTTGATCCTAatgaaatcatatgtgatccaGCTCTTAGAAAACAAATATATGAGTATGCACCTGAAATTCAAGACCAAGTTAGGAGAGCATACATATTGAAAGGTCCATCACAACCAACAAATATATTGAAAGATCCAGGTTCAAGGGGCTTTTCTGTGGGTTGGTATAAGAAATATAATTGGTTAGAATATagtgaatccaaagatgctggtTATTGCTTTTACTGCTTCCTTTTCAAGCAGCCGGGGAGGGCACAACATTTTGGTTATGATGTATTTAACAAAACTGGTTGGAGAGATTGGAAACATGCATACAAAGCATTACCTGACCATGTTGGTGGTGTAGGTAGTGCTCACAACAAGTGTGTTCAGAAATATGGTGACTTTAGAAATCAAAGACAGAGTGTGCAGAGAGTATTAAACAGAGCTAGCAAACAATCAGAGGAATTATACCAAACTCGTTTAACTTCTAGTTTAAGATGTTCAAGATATCTCCTAAAGCAAGGACTAGCTTTTCGTGGTCATGATGAATCTTCTTCCTCTTTGAACAAAGGCAATCTTCGAGAGTTGATTGATTTTCTAAAAGACAACAATGAAGAAGTCAGGGATGCCTATGATCGAGGTGGCTTAAATTGTAAAATGACTTCCCCAGATATCCAAAAGGATCTTGCAAGGTGTTGTGCAGAAGAAATAACCGAAGCAATTATGGAAGAGATTGGCAATAGGCCATTCTCTGTTCTCATCGATGAATCACGTGATATTGTAGCTTATCCATGA